Proteins co-encoded in one Xiphophorus couchianus chromosome 16, X_couchianus-1.0, whole genome shotgun sequence genomic window:
- the LOC114160433 gene encoding galectin-1-like: protein MKMQLELKNVTLRPGDKLKLKGEILHDAEKFRIDLGVSSEDLALHFNPRFQDDADGAVLVYNSKTAGSWGSEGREMHNPLQRGNDVKIFLKLSGEGFEVELPDGQKLKFPNRTNMDVITYVQVAGDFKLKSFKIYKSVKT from the exons ATGAAGATG CAACTGGAACTGAAGAATGTGACCTTAAGACCTGGAGACAAATTAAAGCTAAAGGGGGAAATTCTGCACGACGCTGAGAA GTTCCGGATTGACCTCGGTGTGAGCTCAGAAGACCTGGCGTTGCACTTTAACCCCCGTTTCCAGGATGATGCAGATGGAGCGGTCCTAGTGTACAACTCAAAGACTGCAGGTTCCTGGGGAAGTGAAGGGAGGGAAATGCACAACCCTCTGCAGAGGGGCAATGATGTGAAG atttttttgaagCTTTCTGGTGAAGGGTTCGAGGTGGAGCTCCCTGACGGGCAGAAACTCAAATTTCCTAACCGTACAAACATGGACGTCATCACCTACGTCCAAGTGGCCGGGGATTTCAAACTCAAGAGCTTCAAGATCTACAAATCTGTGAAGACTTAA
- the LOC114160430 gene encoding interferon-induced very large GTPase 1-like, which translates to MEVDEDTAERPERESARSDDTHIRQSSYHVCDEAKVEKRTTKNKSEAGEDLMDTQQSDSCDKNTDRKIAMTSTASARDDKAMPYLTLVLIGETNSIDLEPNNVLLDQETQVEKFSSKLYDLCGRHISVINMLGLPNNDDIPLYQSVHAFVLLIPNSQHVSQYTTGMLWFQKTFGKENIPHVMTVITHKTDENCESALQDLKRMNSFSEKRCHTCIRSMADAEEIITLLEKINVMLSERDTDYCCEQSPGNNGDQKKLYDVPHKTKITTEEKAEAETELKCDQLKKHVGAEQSKKNYDNREVQCETKEEGVLQMDINEPTHKTICNPFEENLKKRQKETEKLLRRLHLQDQHQHILSSEDFVQIGPPIKKTNEIFERDLVCAFLQRLMMLDYRARYITVQQESSDVNNSQAVKVSDSAVTDDDDLDALFTTNVDIDQSKENHVHPMDVQMAVFHCSDSFLKQKMITKLSQCQYALPLLVPDPHTTNLECPLWTFRQITKTWKISTNKENAITVTMKSMPIYKAETPMVSFFRLGSMSLSKSQLMNALINDRHDTFFHRNCKGSTKSRHLMDGVAEIAWYCPAGKDNDFFTDCIAFCNLHGDSLAIGKQREILTEMSSVIVVLVPTLEKSQESTEVISMLYKSSKPLIILNADNDCSAVRVKPQKYKLGLKERSQSDVSEELKKIIKSLLSEPHTSFRLETMAKVSGIIVDEDQKICQNGKSAAMDIVELIEKMDVAKIKAKFLPCQGQLWSNWCKINKELHHLKGDIEKEKGQKSHQLKELREKQCDMSDSKLMRLFTQSLQSLPPKEREYFLTWTQIIIDALSTDDLSSILQNYDETWSEVLVLKKKHDKSAQLKHKQTELELLSKKLQSATFGLEHIFREMGQIYEAHKSLKKPSLGQQPDWTKYPELAADLMISGHPMELMDGDAGHVPLIWISNLLQEVIKKLGDQRVFVLSVLGVQSSGKSTMLNAMFGLQFAVSAGRCTKGAYMQLVKLSEENKDKYQFDYILVVDTEGLRALELAGNATLHHDNELATFVVGLGNMTLINIFGENPADMQDVLQIVVQAFMRMKKVKLSPSCVFVHQNVTDITAAEKNMDGKRRLQEKLDKMAQLAAKEEVCDVECFSDVIAFDVQKDVKYFAQLWEGSPPMAPPNPGYSESVQELKSIILSKAKQSTGITLSHFSTKIQDLWNALMNEHFVFSFKNTQEIAVYRKVEVQYGNWTWSLRSEMLNIENQLYPRIEKGQLDKVELSYLTKEMSKKYKEITKAIVNYFEDDKDKEMLVQWRGRFENKIKEFHEELVRGVKRKLDEVIQQNNARKMLDKKKTEFENNLLQKSKELAHQLKCIDDEEELKAQFSTVWSHWVKELASDTKPIENINLEEDQLVVLGDLGVELGLIAESKRSKRYKNLSETGNYFGYITQKKYQKLYEESQQSQENKRDAGKDTSGQSKSFFGFFQQWFGMASTTQHVEERKPKNFFQYEEQELIRSFVKKVVKECLEAIKSKPVATRGYRSTYLQELAKNVKQRVTEFESGKKFTFKKEFTVDLSLYVFDRAEGWLLNSHKIYRDNNDALTYLDNKKNEYYNIFRSFCKGSSSAVVFGEIMCEKLKVSAVEAVCNKTGVDIVGEMMCSFPAFSENRLNLEKHVLASLAEKEDFSRFISYIRNPRAQVEAFIKEEVKKYMFTTQKVKAQTILKKNIEDITRVISQALFEATEKFKHRKGNIEKWVEEFSSKLKPKLTLDTISCQNFSDINNFEFLKEEIEKGLKSITTEMSKLSLEKVNNCRQKPDQILIDQLCNCCWERCPFCAAVCTNTLKDHSPEKHSVPFHRPSGVEGWHVRGTVDLVIDFCTTLVASDRAFYPDGDSEEAVPFKQYPTAGEKHASWSITADASMLAYWKWFVCHFQNELEDYYDLKFQGYGEIPQHWKNFSKQDAIESLNEMCSL; encoded by the exons ATGGAGGTTGATGAAGACACAGCTGAAAGACCAGAGAGAGAATCTGCAAGAAGTGATGATACACACATAAGACAGAGCTCTTATCATGTGTGTGATGAAG CCAAAGTAGAAAAAAGGACAACTAAAAATAAG tCTGAAGCGGGGGAGGATCTTATGGACACTCAACAATCAGACAGTTgtgataaaaacacagacaggaagATTGCAATGACATCTACAGCATCTGCAAGGGATGATAAAG CGATGCCATATCTCACTCTTGTGTTAATTGGTGAAACAAATTCAATTGATCTTGAGCCAAATAATGTTCTCCTTGACCAGGAAACACAGGtggaaaagttttcatccaaaCTGTACGATCTGTGTGGCCGCCACATCTCAGTCATTAACATGCTTGGTCTTCCAAATAATGATGACATCCCATTATATCAGTCTGTTCATGCCTTTGTCCTGTTGATACCAAATAGCCAGCATGTAAGCCAGTACACTACAGGAATGTTGTGGTTCCAAAAGACCTTTGGGAAGGAGAACATTCCTCATGTCATGACAGTAATTACCCACAAGACTGATGAGAACTGTGAAAGTGCACTCCAGGACCTAAAACGTATGAacagtttttctgaaaaaagatGCCACACATGTATAAGAAGTATGGCAGATGCTGAAGAGATAATAACTCTTTTGGAAAAAATCAATGTCATGCTCTCTGAAAGAGATACAGACTATTGTTGTGAACAATCCCCTGGAAATAATGGAGACCAGAAGAAACTATATGATGTaccacataaaacaaaaatcactaCAG AAGAAAAGGCTGAAGCTGAAACTGAACTTAAG TGTGATCAActgaagaaacatgttggtgctgaacaatctaaaaaaaattatgacaaCAGAGAAGTACAGTGTGAAACAAAGGAGGAAG gTGTACTGCAGATGGATATCAATGAACCCACACACAAG ACTATTTGCAATCCTTTCGAGGAAAACCTAAAGAAACgtcaaaaagaaactgaaaaactacTCAGAAGACTTCACCTCCAGGACCAACATCAACACATCCTGTCATCAGAGGACTTTGTACAAATAGGTCCACCTATAAAAAAGACTAATGAGATCTTTGAGAGAGATCTAgtttgtgcttttcttcagaGGTTGATGATGTTAGATTATAGAGCCAGATACATCACTGTTCAGCAAGAAAGCTCTGATGTGAACAATTCACAGGCTGTTAAAGTGTCTGACAGTGCTGTTACAGATGACGATGACTTAGATGCTCTTTTTACAACTAATGTAGACATAGATCAGTCAAAAGAGAATCATGTGCACCCAATGGATGTTCAAATGGCAGTATTTCACTGCTCAGACAGCTTccttaaacagaaaatgatcacAAAGTTGTCACAGTGTCAGTATGCCTTACCACTGCTTGTTCCTGATCCTCACACAACAAATCTTGAGTGTCCTTTGTGGACGTTCagacaaataacaaaaacatggaaaataagcacaaacaaagaaaatgcaatcACTGTCACCATGAAAAGCATGCCAATCTACAAAGCTGAGACTCCCATGGTTTCATTTTTCAGACTGGGCTCCATGTCTTTGTCCAAATCTCAGCTGATGAATGCCTTGATCAACGACCGCCATGACACATTCTTCCACAGAAACTGTAAAGGCAGCACCAAATCTCGTCATTTGATGGATGGCGTGGCAGAGATTGCCTGGTACTGccctgctggaaaagacaatgATTTCTTTACTGACTGCATTGCCTTCTGTAATCTTCATGGGGATTCTCTAGCAATTGGAAAACAGCGTGAAATCCTGACTGAAATGTCATCAGTCATTGTTGTTCTTGTGCCAACTCTGGAAAAAAGCCAGGAAAGTACTGAAGTCATTTCTATGCTGTACAAGTCTTCAAAGCCTCTAATCATCCTCAATGCAGATAATGACTGTAGTGCAGTTCGGGTGAAGcctcaaaaatacaaactagGGCTGAAAGAAAGAAGCCAGTCGGATGTTTCTGAAGAACTAAAAAAGATTATAAAAAGCCTTTTGTCTGAACCCCACACATCCTTCCGGCTGGAAACTATGGCCAAAGTCTCTGGGATCATAGTGGATGAAGATCAGAAAATCTGCCAGAATGGGAAATCTGCTGCAATGGACATAGTTGAATTGATTGAAAAGATGGATGTTGCCAAAATCAAAGCTAAATTTCTTCCCTGCCAAGGTCAACTTTGGTCCAACTGGTGCAAAATCAATAAAGAGCTGCATCATCTAAAGGGAGACATTGAGAAAGAAAAGGGCCAGAAGAGTCATCAGCTGAAGGAACTACGAGAGAAACAGTGTGATATGTCCGACAGTAAACTGATGAGGTTGTTCACTCAGAGCCTCCAGAGTTTGCCaccaaaagaaagagaataTTTCCTGACATGGACTCAGATCATTATAGATGCCCTCTCCACAGATGATCTCTCTTCAATTCTCCAAAACTACGATGAAACCTGGTCAGAAGTCTtggttttgaaaaagaaacatgacaaatCTGctcaattaaaacacaaacaaactgagCTTGAACTGTTGTCAAAAAAGCTTCAATCAGCAACCTTTGGTCTGGAACACATCTTCAGAGAGATGGGACAGATCTATGAAGCCCATAAATCTTTGAAGAAACCATCGCTGGGCCAACAGCCTGACTGGACTAAATACCCTGAGCTGGCTGCAGATCTGATGATATCAGGACACCCGATGGAGCTGATGGATGGGGATGCAGGCCATGTGCCTTTAATATGGATCTCTAATCTTTTACAGGAAGTCATCAAGAAACTCGGTGACCAGAGAGTCTTTGTGCTGTCAGTTCTGGGTGTACAAAGTAGCGGAAAGTCAACAATGCTGAATGCCATGTTTGGCCTGCAGTTTGCAGTCAGTGCTGGGAGGTGCACCAAGGGTGCCTACATGCAACTGGTTAAGCTGTCAGAGGAAAACAAGGATAAATACCAGTTTGACTACATTCTAGTTGTAGACACTGAAGGACTGCGAGCTCTTGAGTTAGCAGGGAATGCTACCCTTCATCATGACAATGaacttgcaacatttgttgttgGTCTGGGAAACATGACACTGATCAACATCTTTGGTGAGAATCCAGCTGACATGCAAGATGTCCTACAAATTGTTGTTCAGGCTTTCATGAGGATGAAGAAAGTCAAGCTTTCTCCAAGTTGTGTGTTTGTCCATCAGAATGTCACAGATATtacagcagcagagaaaaacatgGACGGAAAGAGACGTCTGCAAGAAAAACTGGACAAGATGGCTCAACTTGCTGCCAAAGAGGAAGTGTGTGATGTTGAGTGCTTCAGTGATGTCATCGCATTTGATGTGCAAAAAGATGTGAAATACTTTGCTCAGCTGTGGGAGGGAAGTCCACCAATGGCTCCTCCAAATCCAGGTTATAGTGAGAGTGTCCAAGAACTGAAGTCCATCATCTTGTCTAAAGCCAAACAGTCTACTGGAATCACTCTGTCACATTTCAGCACCAAAATTCAGGACCTGTGGAACGCCTTGATGAATGaacactttgtttttagtttcaaaaataCCCAGGAAATTGCAGTTTATAGAAAAGTGGAGGTCCAATATGGGAACTGGACTTGGTCCCTGAGAAGTGAGATGCTGAACATTGAAAACCAACTTTATCCCAGAATTGAAAAAGGCCAACTGGATAAAGTTGAGCTGAGTTATCTTACCaaagaaatgagtaaaaaatacaaagaaataacaaaagctATTGTGAATTACTTTGAAGatgacaaagacaaagagaTGTTGGTACAATGGCGGGGGCGATTTGAGAACAAAATCAAAGAGTTTCATGAGGAACTTGTGAGAggagtgaaaagaaaactggaTGAAGTAATCCAGCAAAATAATGCTAGAAAAATGCTTGACAAGAAGAAGACAGAGTTTGAAAACAATCTACTCCAGAAGAGCAAAGAGCTTGCTCACCAGTTAAAATGCATTGATGATGAAGAGGAACTAAAAGCACAGTTCAGCACTGTTTGGAGTCACTGGGTTAAGGAATTAGCCTCAGATACAAAACCCATCGAGAACATTAACTTGGAGGAGGACCAGCTAGTCGTCCTTGGAGATCTTGGTGTAGAATTGGGACTCATTGCTGAGTCAAAAAGAAGTAAGAGATACAAAAATCTGTCAGAAACTGGAAACTACTTTGGTTACATAACCCAAAAGAAGTATCAAAAACTCTATGAGGAAAGCCAACAGTCTCAGGAAAACAAGAGAGACGCAGGCAAAGACACAAGCGGACAAAGCAAATCCTTTTTTGGCTTTTTCCAACAATGGTTTGGAATGGCATCAACAACACAGCATGTGGAAGAACGTAAaccaaaaaatttttttcagtaTGAAGAACAGGAACTGATCAGATCATTTGTTAAAAAGGTTGTAAAAGAATGTCTTGAAGCCATTAAGAGCAAACCTGTTGCAACAAGAGGTTACAGGTCAACCTACTTGCAGGAACTtgccaaaaatgtcaaacaaagaGTGACAGAGTTTGAATCAGGGAAGAAATTTACATTCAAGAAGGAGTTTACAGTTGACCTTTCACTGTATGTGTTTGATAGGGCAGAAGGTTGGCTCTTAAACTCCCACAAGATCTACAGAGACAACAATGATGCTCTGACTTATTTGGACAACAAGAAAAATGAGTATTACAACATTTTCAGAAGCTTCTGCAAAGGAAGTTCATCTGCTGTGGTGTTTGGAGAAATTATGTGTGAAAAACTCAAAGTCTCTGCTGTTGAAGCCGTCTGTAACAAGACTGGAGTTGATATTGTTGGAGAGATGATGTGCAGTTTCCCAGCATTCAGTGAGAACAGACTGAATTTAGAGAAACATGTGTTAGCATCTCTGGCAGAGAAAGAAGACTTTAGCAGGTTCATCAGCTACATCAGAAATCCAAGAGCTCAAGTAGAGGCTTTCATCAAAGAAGAAGTAAAGAAATACATGTTCACGACACAGAAAGTTAAAGCCCAGACTATCCTTAAGAAAAATATAGAAGATATCACCAGAGTCATCAGTCAGGCTTTGTTTGAAGCAACAGAGAaattcaaacacagaaaaggaaacataGAAAAGTGGGTGGAGGAATTTTCTAGTAAACTGAAGCCAAAGTTGACACTTGATACCATTAGTTGTCAAAACTTCAGTGACATAAACAATTTTGAATTTCTTAAAGAAGAAATAGAGAAAGGCCTGAAAAGCATCACAACAGAGATGAGCAAACTCTCCCTGGAAAAAGTGAATAACTGCAGGCAGAAGCCTGATCAGATCCTGATTGATCAGCTGTGTAACTGCTGCTGGGAAAGGTGTCCATTCTGTGCTGCTGTTTGCACAAACACTTTGAAGGACCACAGTCCTGAGAAACACAGCGTTCCTTTTCATCGACCCTCTGGAGTCGAAGGTTGGCATGTGAGAGGAACAGTTGATCTGGTCATTGATTTCTGTACCACGTTAGTTGCAAGTGACAGAGCCTTTTACCCTGATGGTGACTCGGAGGAGGCTGTTCCTTTTAAACAGTATCCAACTGCAGGAGAAAAGCATGCTTCATGGAGCATTACAGCTGATGCCTCCATGCTGGCCTACTGGAAATGGTTCGTCTGCCACTTTCAAAATGAATTAGAAGACTACTATGATTTGAAATTTCAGGGTTACGGAGAAATTCCTCAGCATTGGAAAAACTTCAGTAAGCAGGACGCCATTGAAAGTCTGAATGAAATGTGTAGTTTGTGA